A genomic segment from Drosophila miranda strain MSH22 chromosome 3, D.miranda_PacBio2.1, whole genome shotgun sequence encodes:
- the LOC108158902 gene encoding uncharacterized protein LOC108158902 has protein sequence MNFTLILLIACATCILAAPAPESAPVAEEQQQQGAEEGSVKAKRGLSLGLGYHAPLVTSSHYVAAPTIVHHAPLISHAPLISHAPLISHAPLIAHPVSYHLPSYHSIHSLHSYHHF, from the exons ATGAATTTCACT TTAATTTTGCTGATTGCCTGTGCTACTTGCATCCTGGCCGCACCCGCACCCGAATCCGCGCCCGTGGccgaagagcagcagcagcaaggagCAGAGGAGGGCTCTGTGAAGGCCAAGCGTGGCCTGTCGCTCGGTCTGGGCTACCACGCCCCATTGGTGACATCCTCGCACTACGTTGCCGCACCGACTATAGTACACCACGCACCATTAATTTCGCATGCACCGCTCATTTCGCATGCACCACTCATCTCGCATGCACCGCTCATCGCGCATCCGGTGTCGTATCACCTGCCCAGCTACCATTCCATCCACTCCCTCCACTCCTACCATCACTTCTAA